A genomic window from bacterium Unc6 includes:
- a CDS encoding GNAT family N-acetyltransferase, which translates to MSVLKNYNSEAIRKPRIREVKQIHSLINSYAKQGLMLPRSLSELYESIRDFWVAVKNKKVVGCVALHIFWDNLAEIKCLAVFSSCQKQGIGTELVEKCLEDAKYFGVKDVFTLTYRPEFFKRFGFKRIQKEKLPHKIWIDCMRCPEFPKCNEVALIWTGG; encoded by the coding sequence ATGTCAGTTCTTAAAAATTATAACTCTGAGGCGATAAGAAAACCAAGAATAAGAGAGGTTAAACAGATACACAGTCTTATAAATTCTTATGCAAAACAGGGGCTTATGCTGCCCCGTTCACTTTCTGAATTGTACGAAAGTATAAGAGATTTCTGGGTCGCCGTTAAAAATAAGAAAGTGGTAGGATGTGTTGCATTGCATATATTCTGGGATAATCTTGCAGAGATTAAGTGTTTGGCGGTTTTCTCTTCTTGCCAAAAACAGGGAATTGGAACTGAACTTGTAGAAAAGTGTCTTGAAGATGCCAAGTATTTTGGTGTAAAAGATGTATTTACACTTACATACAGGCCGGAATTTTTTAAACGGTTTGGATTTAAAAGAATACAAAAAGAGAAACTTCCTCACAAGATATGGATAGATTGTATGCGATGTCCGGAATTTCCGAAATGTAATGAGGTAGCACTGATATGGACAGGTGGTTAA